A genomic window from Mobula hypostoma chromosome X1, sMobHyp1.1, whole genome shotgun sequence includes:
- the ifi35 gene encoding interferon-induced protein 35, with translation MEFSKNKWGLPVNPQNQAMNEASQLQILKQEIEKCKGRYNLMSKDKDDLFQAKFELEDLTAKYNAQIQTYQQNSEANKFGTTIQDPNMQEKLNEEEKKIENVIKQQNTVKEKLTKLREQKTMLERQVKVSSCMPEKKWVFAGQETEKIKQEVKFDVKPKIQYPIKVGCALITFDDVKVASKILEMGYHKIELGECSINIEAHSVKLPTVEEIEIQTKVCKYRVLISDVPKFLPTDQLLDKLELHFSKFKNNGGEVDNIEFLEDSGNVVIKFVDCGVAENLTNTEFHRVTFRGCDKTAILRVSPFINGEIVHIKVNEVISKKSVLLTGIPDILDEEQLKDFLEIHFQKLRNGGGEVDAITYVPQGKSALAWFETD, from the exons ATGGAATTCTCTAAAAATAAATGG GGCTTGCCTGTCAATCCACAGAACCAGGCCATGAATGAAGCCTCACAGCTGCAAATACtgaaacaggaaatagaaaagtgcAAG GGCCGTTATAATTTGATGTCAAAGGACAAGGATGACTTGTTTCAAGCAAAATTTGAACTTGAAGACCTGACAGCAAAATACAATGCCCAGATTCAAACGTACCAACAAAACTCTGAGGCTAACAAATTTGGAACTACAATTCAGGACCCGAACATGCAG GAGAAATTGAatgaagaggagaaaaaaattgAGAATGTTATCAAGCAGCAGAATACAGTAAAGGAGAAGTTAACAAAACTCAGAGAGCAGAAAACAATGTTGGAGAGGCAGGTCAAG GTTTCTTCATGTATGCCTGAGAAAAAATGGGTTTTTGCTGGCCAAGAAACAGAAAAGATTAAACAGGAAGTAAAATTTGATGTCAAGCCAAAGATACAATATCCAATCAAAGTGGGATGTGCCCTGATCACTTTTGATGATGTCAAAG TTGCTAGCAAGATATTGGAGATGGGATATCACAAGATTGAACTTGGAGAGTGTTCAATTAATATAGAAGCTCACTCAGTGAAGCTGCCGACAGTGGAAGAAATTGAA ATTCAGACCAAAGTTTGCAAATACAGAGTGCTGATTTCAGATGTCCCAAAGTTTCTTCCAACTGACCAGTTGCTGGACAAGTTAGAACTCCATTTCAGTAAATTCAAAAACAATGGAGGAGAAGTGGACAATATTGAGTTCTTGGAAGATTCTGGAAATGTGGTGATCAAATTTGTTGATTGTGGAG ttGCTGAGAATTTGACAAATACAGAGTTTCATCGGGTGACATTTCGGGGATGTGACAAAACAGCCATTTTAAGGGTCTCACCATTTATTAACGGAGAAATTGTGCACATAAAG GTAAACGAAGTTATTTCTAAAAAGAGTGTGCTGCTTACTGGAATTCCAGATATACTGGATGAAGAGCAGCTTAAAGACTTCTTGGAGATTCATTTTCAGAAACTGAGAAATGGAGGCGGGGAGGTGGATGCGATCACATATGTCCCTCAGGGGAAAAGTGCATTAGCTTGGTTTGAGACAGACTGA